One segment of Triticum aestivum cultivar Chinese Spring chromosome 2A, IWGSC CS RefSeq v2.1, whole genome shotgun sequence DNA contains the following:
- the LOC123188297 gene encoding DNA repair protein RAD51 homolog 3, translated as MAPNETAQKLLLQGAQNAWDMLSQEQSQKHITTGSGDLNGILGGGIHCKEVTEIGGVPGIGKTQLGIQLAINVQIPVDYGGLGGKAIYIDTEGSFMVERVYQIAEGCISDIMEYFPCHHDKSSSGQENLQPESFLAGIYYFRICSYTEQIAVINYLEKFLREHKDVRIVIIDSVTFHFRQDFDDLALRTRVLSGLSLKLMKISKSYNLAVVLLNQVTTKFTEGSFQLTLALGDSWSHSCTNRLILYWKGNERCAYLDKSPSLPVASTPYAVTSKGVRDAGSSSCKRVRVM; from the exons ATGGCTCCCAACGAGACCGCGCAGAAGCTGCTCCTCCAAG GAGCCCAAAATGCATGGGATATGCTGTCTCAGGAGCAATCACAGAAACACATCACTACTGGCTCTGGTGACTTGAACGGCATACTTGGTGGAGGGATTCATTGTAAAGAAGTTACTGAGATAG GTGGGGTTCCAGGAATTGGTAAAACTCAACTGGG GATTCAGCTAGCAATCAACGTCCAAATTCCCGTGGACTATGGTGGCCTTGGCGGCAAAGCAATTTATATTG ATACAGAGGGCAGTTTCATGGTTGAACGCGTCTATCAAATTGCTGAAGGGTGTATCAGTGACATAATGGAGTATTTTCCATGCCACCATGACAAGTCGTCATCTGGCCAAGAAAATCTGCAGCCTGAGAGTTTCCTGGCAGGAATCTACTACTTCCGAATATGCAGCTACACTGAACAGATTGCGGTGATAAACTATCTGGAGAAATTCCTCAGAGAACATAAAGAT GTGAGAATAGTTATTATTGATAGTGTTACTTTCCACTTTCGACAAGATTTCGATGATCTGGCTCTGAGGACTAGAGTGCTCAGTGGATTATCATTGAAGTTGATGAAGATTTCAAAGTCATATAACTTGGCG GTTGTCTTGTTGAACCAAGTAACTACTAAATTTACAGAAGGATCATTTCAGTTAACTCTTGCTCTAG GTGACAGCTGGTCCCACTCGTGCACAAATCGACTGATTCTATACTGGAAAGGGAACGAGCGGTGTGCATACCTGGACAAGTCCCCTTCACTTCCTGTAGCTTCAACACCGTATGCAGTGACAAGCAAAGGGGTGAGAGACGCTGGCAGTTCAAGCTGCAAGCGAGTTAGGGTAATGTAG